Proteins encoded within one genomic window of Acidithiobacillus sp. AMEEHan:
- the fdxA gene encoding ferredoxin FdxA: protein MTYVVTESCIKCKYTDCVDVCPVDCFREGPNFLVIDPDECIDCTLCEPECPAAAIFRDDDLPEGQEDFVAINARLAKVWPAIIQKKDAPADADEWAQVQDKRALLEE from the coding sequence ATGACCTACGTGGTTACCGAGTCGTGCATCAAATGTAAGTACACCGATTGTGTGGATGTATGCCCCGTGGATTGTTTTCGCGAAGGACCCAATTTCTTGGTCATCGACCCTGATGAGTGTATTGATTGCACCCTCTGTGAGCCAGAGTGTCCGGCAGCGGCCATCTTTCGCGACGATGATCTGCCTGAGGGGCAGGAGGACTTCGTGGCCATCAACGCCCGCCTTGCGAAGGTCTGGCCGGCCATCATCCAAAAGAAAGACGCTCCCGCCGATGCCGACGAATGGGCGCAGGTGCAAGACAAGCGGGCCCTGCTCGAGGAGTGA
- a CDS encoding sigma-70 family RNA polymerase sigma factor: MPKTHSAKKTVSKFATEIPDLPQAAAPEIPADTIAESGPFLSAQQEAILVQRQREGDESARASLIAAHMPLVRSIARSYRNKGLSQEDLFQEGYMGLMRAAERYREGLGTRFSSYATWWIREAMQRALIRSRFIRLPDYLAKSLHAHTQREDESTLSNSDEIRQKRVEALGVRESTVRALEFADIRVSSLDEETQDGFHRIDQIIGVMASPCQEYDRESCARALRGFLSELNAKQREVMIYRFGLHGDSPMTLEAVADRLGVSREAVRQLQVRALGKLRQLLVDGGWEDDAP; the protein is encoded by the coding sequence ATGCCAAAGACCCACAGCGCGAAGAAAACAGTATCGAAGTTCGCCACGGAGATACCCGATCTGCCCCAGGCGGCGGCGCCGGAAATCCCGGCGGACACCATCGCTGAGTCCGGCCCATTTCTCAGTGCGCAGCAGGAGGCCATACTGGTCCAGCGGCAACGCGAGGGCGATGAAAGCGCCCGAGCATCGCTCATTGCCGCGCACATGCCACTGGTCCGCTCCATTGCCCGTAGCTACCGAAACAAGGGTCTTAGCCAGGAAGATCTCTTTCAGGAAGGCTACATGGGTCTGATGCGTGCCGCCGAACGGTATCGGGAAGGTCTCGGCACGCGCTTTTCCAGTTATGCCACCTGGTGGATTCGCGAAGCCATGCAACGGGCCCTGATTCGCTCGCGCTTCATTCGCCTGCCGGACTACCTCGCGAAGTCGCTGCATGCGCACACCCAAAGGGAAGACGAGAGCACGTTGAGCAACAGCGATGAAATCCGACAAAAACGCGTGGAGGCTTTGGGGGTGCGAGAAAGCACCGTACGCGCACTGGAATTTGCCGATATTCGAGTTTCCTCCCTCGACGAGGAAACGCAAGACGGTTTTCACCGGATCGATCAGATCATAGGGGTGATGGCCTCTCCCTGCCAGGAGTACGATCGCGAATCTTGCGCGCGTGCTTTGCGCGGATTCCTGTCGGAGCTCAATGCCAAGCAGCGCGAGGTGATGATCTATCGTTTTGGCCTGCACGGTGATAGCCCGATGACCCTGGAGGCGGTAGCCGATCGTCTCGGCGTCAGCCGCGAAGCGGTGCGCCAGTTGCAGGTCCGTGCTCTTGGGAAGTTGCGTCAACTGCTCGTGGATGGCGGCTGGGAAGACGACGCGCCCTGA
- the rpsU gene encoding 30S ribosomal protein S21 produces MPTIRVKENEPFEVALRRFKRSCEKAGVLTEVRRREFYEKPTEERKRKAAAARKRSLKRMRRQQMRLVRMY; encoded by the coding sequence ATGCCAACCATTCGCGTCAAAGAAAATGAACCCTTCGAAGTTGCTCTGCGCCGATTCAAGCGCTCTTGCGAGAAAGCCGGTGTGCTGACGGAAGTTCGTCGTCGTGAGTTTTACGAAAAGCCCACCGAAGAGCGTAAGCGCAAGGCCGCAGCAGCGCGCAAGCGTTCGCTCAAGCGGATGCGGCGGCAGCAGATGCGTTTGGTGCGGATGTACTGA
- a CDS encoding GatB/YqeY domain-containing protein, with amino-acid sequence MSLREQIQEDMKAAMRARDTERLGTIRMLLAAIKQREVDERREQTDADVLAVVEKLIKQRKESARQFREGGRPELADKEEAEIVFLQPYMPAALSDAEIDALIRAAVTESAAQGPRDMGNVLSILRPQVQGRVDMAVLSEKVKAQLSA; translated from the coding sequence ATGTCCCTGCGCGAGCAGATTCAGGAAGACATGAAGGCGGCAATGCGCGCCCGGGATACGGAACGCCTCGGGACCATCCGTATGCTGCTTGCCGCCATCAAGCAACGGGAAGTCGATGAACGTCGGGAGCAGACCGACGCCGATGTACTGGCGGTGGTCGAAAAACTGATCAAGCAGCGCAAAGAATCCGCGCGACAGTTTCGGGAAGGCGGCCGCCCCGAACTGGCAGACAAGGAAGAGGCCGAGATCGTTTTTTTGCAACCTTACATGCCCGCAGCCCTCAGTGACGCAGAAATCGACGCGCTGATCCGCGCCGCAGTCACCGAGAGCGCTGCCCAGGGGCCGCGCGACATGGGCAACGTGCTGAGTATCTTGCGGCCGCAGGTACAGGGTCGCGTTGATATGGCGGTCCTTTCCGAAAAGGTCAAGGCACAGCTCAGCGCCTGA
- the rdgB gene encoding RdgB/HAM1 family non-canonical purine NTP pyrophosphatase, whose amino-acid sequence MVGSGTLVLASHNAGKRRELAPAFAALGLQLIDLDLLQLESPEETASTFLENALLKARHAAQHCDQWVLAEDSGICVPALGGAPGVRSARFAGDGASDLENNELLLQCLQALDIAQRDAYFLCVMVLLRGPEDPDPLVARGTWQGQIATERQGEGGFGYDPVFLPRGLGGRSAAQLSLAEKNSQSHRGQALRKLLAEMREQEGVRQGASSSQPPSTSS is encoded by the coding sequence TTGGTCGGCTCCGGCACGCTAGTACTGGCGTCCCACAATGCCGGCAAACGGCGGGAGTTGGCACCAGCCTTCGCGGCCCTCGGTTTGCAACTGATCGACCTTGATCTGCTGCAGCTCGAGAGTCCGGAAGAAACGGCATCGACTTTCCTGGAAAATGCTTTGCTCAAGGCTCGGCACGCTGCTCAACACTGCGATCAGTGGGTGCTCGCCGAGGATTCCGGGATCTGCGTTCCGGCGCTGGGCGGAGCGCCCGGAGTGCGCTCTGCCCGCTTCGCCGGTGATGGGGCCTCCGATCTGGAGAACAATGAATTACTGTTGCAATGTTTGCAGGCCCTGGACATCGCCCAGCGCGATGCGTATTTCCTCTGCGTGATGGTCTTGCTACGCGGTCCGGAGGATCCCGATCCGCTGGTGGCGCGCGGCACCTGGCAGGGACAGATTGCTACCGAGAGGCAAGGGGAGGGGGGCTTTGGCTACGACCCTGTCTTTCTGCCCCGCGGCTTGGGCGGACGCAGCGCGGCGCAGTTATCCTTGGCGGAAAAAAATTCCCAAAGTCATCGTGGGCAAGCGCTGCGCAAGCTGCTGGCGGAGATGCGGGAGCAGGAGGGTGTCCGTCAGGGCGCGTCGTCTTCCCAGCCGCCATCCACGAGCAGTTGA
- the rph gene encoding ribonuclease PH, with the protein MRHSGRASDELRPLHAERGYTKHAEGSILIGFGDTRVLCTATVEEKTAPFLRGSGQGWVTAEYSMLPRATHTRIPREAAKGKIGGRTHEIQRLIGRSLRAAIDLKALGERTIWLDCDVLQADGGTRTASITGACLALAEAIDGLLQRGVLSSNPWRHWVAAVSVGIVAGDPVLDLDYAEDSSAEVDLNLVMTDTGHFVELQGTAEGDPFSAGQMADMLLLGRKGITEIIAFQQQVLPNWSAPAR; encoded by the coding sequence ATGCGCCATTCTGGTCGCGCCAGCGATGAATTACGCCCACTGCATGCCGAGAGGGGGTATACCAAGCATGCCGAGGGTTCGATACTGATTGGCTTCGGCGATACCCGTGTCTTGTGTACGGCGACCGTTGAAGAGAAAACTGCGCCCTTTCTGCGAGGTTCCGGCCAGGGCTGGGTCACTGCGGAATACAGCATGCTCCCGCGAGCGACGCATACCCGCATTCCCCGAGAGGCCGCCAAGGGCAAGATTGGCGGGCGCACCCATGAAATTCAGCGACTCATTGGCCGTAGTCTGCGCGCCGCGATCGACCTCAAGGCCCTGGGGGAGCGCACGATTTGGCTGGACTGTGACGTCCTGCAGGCCGATGGTGGTACCCGCACCGCCAGCATCACCGGTGCCTGCCTTGCCCTGGCCGAGGCGATCGACGGTCTCTTGCAGCGCGGCGTTCTGAGCAGCAATCCCTGGCGTCATTGGGTGGCCGCGGTGTCTGTGGGTATCGTGGCGGGCGATCCCGTGCTCGACCTCGATTATGCGGAAGACAGCTCGGCCGAGGTCGATCTGAATCTGGTCATGACCGACACCGGGCACTTTGTCGAATTGCAGGGTACCGCCGAAGGGGATCCCTTTTCTGCCGGGCAGATGGCGGACATGCTGCTCCTCGGTCGCAAGGGGATCACCGAAATCATTGCCTTCCAGCAACAGGTATTGCCCAATTGGTCGGCTCCGGCACGCTAG
- a CDS encoding Smr/MutS family protein: MIAAPGSPEALRLAAQNALELPLLRQHWRERCAHLYARRHVSQLEPAVSAQEIRLRLERAAALQRRLTDGPALPATELPDIADLVLLASRPGAVLSGIELVRVRRVLELAAEYVRFLAASEDILSSDAEILAPNAVLLSRLQDGLDLDGVLLDTASPELARLRQQLRMQRAQVHQQLKGLLQERERRDIWQDPHIVQRGGRFLLPVKANFKGRLRGIVHDRSASGETLFIEPLSVVEQNNLLVELEAAQRQEEERILRSLTALLGSEAGRLQLALQRMGRLEAMRAGLELAAVWGGTIPLLRDSPSFSLRALRHPLLVLRHGDAVVANDLALGSEAKQLLITGPNTGGKSALLKAAGLVHLAGYLGLPIPAEGELGYFSSLYAVIGDAQDLQADLSSFSGQMRQVRDILAQVTSNSLVLLDELGNGTDPREGAALAQAVAADLRARGVVTILTSHMAVLKRYALREDGVLLGGMGFDVERLQPTYHLQLGRAGASQGLLIARKIGLPDQLMALAEAIHAGEQEHWESWEDRRDALLRAAEEQAARSQTAAEEQDRLRAQLQREVEKAAALRLRAEEVARQEWQKLLAEARSQVRAAIAGLKQGRDTQAATATLDRLDQQLASPSTEAQALPAPGTRGLFLPLRQVVEVQRLDATGQRIQVDLRGKQLWIPVSQFQADAKLSVPREQGRSQYVAPEEHPWRLDLRGQRRDVAEAALLRHLDAAVAAGRSQVEVLHGKGNGVLAELVREFAEQDPRVRAWRMARPEQGGGGVSELELR, translated from the coding sequence GTGATCGCTGCGCCCGGGAGTCCCGAAGCGCTGCGACTGGCAGCGCAGAACGCCCTGGAATTGCCCCTACTGCGCCAACACTGGCGCGAACGTTGTGCGCACCTCTACGCCAGGCGGCATGTTTCCCAGCTGGAACCCGCGGTTTCTGCGCAAGAGATCCGTCTGCGCCTGGAGCGTGCTGCGGCCTTGCAGCGGCGGCTTACCGATGGCCCCGCGCTCCCCGCGACGGAACTGCCAGACATTGCCGATCTCGTCCTCCTCGCCAGTCGTCCGGGCGCCGTTCTGAGCGGCATAGAGCTGGTGCGGGTGCGCCGCGTCCTGGAGCTGGCGGCGGAGTATGTCCGTTTTCTGGCGGCTTCGGAAGATATTCTGAGCAGCGATGCGGAAATCCTGGCGCCGAATGCTGTTCTTCTCAGCCGCCTCCAGGATGGTCTCGATCTGGATGGCGTGTTGCTGGATACTGCCAGCCCGGAACTTGCGCGCCTGCGTCAACAGCTGCGGATGCAGCGCGCGCAGGTTCATCAGCAGCTGAAGGGATTGCTGCAGGAACGGGAGCGGCGGGACATCTGGCAGGATCCGCATATCGTGCAACGGGGCGGACGGTTTCTCTTACCGGTCAAGGCCAACTTCAAAGGACGTCTGCGCGGCATTGTGCACGACCGCTCTGCGAGCGGTGAGACGCTCTTCATCGAACCTCTGTCGGTGGTAGAGCAGAATAACCTGCTGGTGGAGCTGGAAGCGGCGCAGCGTCAGGAAGAAGAACGCATACTGCGCTCCCTCACCGCCTTGCTGGGCAGTGAAGCGGGTCGGCTGCAGCTCGCTCTGCAACGCATGGGACGACTCGAGGCGATGCGCGCCGGGCTGGAGCTCGCCGCCGTATGGGGCGGCACGATTCCGCTGCTGCGCGACTCGCCGTCCTTCTCCCTGCGCGCTCTGCGTCATCCCCTCCTGGTGCTGCGGCACGGGGACGCAGTCGTGGCCAACGATCTCGCGCTGGGTAGCGAGGCCAAGCAACTTCTCATTACTGGGCCTAATACCGGCGGCAAGAGCGCCTTGCTCAAGGCCGCGGGTCTGGTGCATCTGGCCGGTTATCTCGGCTTGCCCATCCCGGCGGAAGGCGAGCTGGGGTATTTTTCTTCGCTCTATGCCGTGATCGGTGACGCCCAGGACTTGCAGGCCGATCTCTCCAGTTTTTCCGGGCAGATGCGGCAGGTGCGGGACATCCTTGCGCAGGTGACCTCGAACAGCCTGGTACTCCTGGATGAACTGGGCAACGGTACCGATCCGCGCGAGGGGGCGGCGCTGGCGCAGGCCGTGGCGGCCGATCTGCGCGCTCGCGGTGTGGTGACCATTCTCACCAGTCATATGGCGGTGCTCAAGCGCTATGCCTTGCGTGAGGACGGAGTGCTCCTGGGTGGCATGGGTTTTGACGTCGAGCGGCTGCAGCCTACCTATCATTTGCAGTTGGGTCGCGCCGGTGCGAGTCAGGGCCTGCTGATCGCGCGCAAGATCGGTCTGCCAGATCAGCTCATGGCCCTGGCGGAAGCGATTCACGCTGGCGAACAGGAACATTGGGAGAGTTGGGAGGACCGTCGTGATGCCTTGCTGCGCGCCGCCGAAGAACAGGCGGCGCGAAGTCAAACGGCAGCCGAGGAGCAAGATCGTTTGCGTGCGCAATTGCAGAGAGAAGTGGAAAAGGCAGCGGCCCTGCGTCTGCGCGCAGAAGAGGTGGCGCGTCAGGAATGGCAAAAACTGCTTGCCGAAGCGCGCTCGCAGGTGCGCGCGGCCATTGCCGGGCTAAAGCAAGGGCGCGATACCCAGGCGGCAACGGCCACCCTTGATCGACTCGACCAGCAGCTTGCTTCGCCATCCACGGAAGCGCAGGCGCTGCCGGCGCCGGGAACCCGTGGTCTCTTTCTGCCGTTGCGGCAGGTGGTGGAGGTACAACGTCTGGACGCAACCGGGCAACGGATCCAGGTCGATCTGCGTGGCAAGCAGTTGTGGATTCCGGTGAGTCAGTTCCAGGCCGACGCAAAACTTTCCGTGCCCAGGGAACAGGGACGCAGCCAGTATGTTGCGCCGGAGGAGCATCCCTGGCGCCTCGATCTCCGCGGCCAGCGGCGTGATGTTGCCGAAGCGGCCTTGCTGCGCCATCTCGACGCAGCGGTTGCGGCCGGACGCAGTCAGGTGGAAGTGCTGCATGGCAAGGGAAACGGTGTTCTCGCTGAGCTGGTGCGCGAATTCGCCGAGCAGGATCCGCGGGTGCGTGCCTGGCGCATGGCACGCCCTGAGCAGGGTGGTGGCGGCGTGTCAGAATTGGAACTACGCTGA
- a CDS encoding DUF481 domain-containing protein, producing the protein MRKIALSILTISVLSTPALAWAAASQSQGFSGNVGLGFSNSTGTSQALSINTEDALNWLRGPWSNDTSLAYNYARNSGVVSADRLALNNSTKYLWQKNTYAYGTLDYVRNHFDGYFYRLDEFAGIGHYLFPAENMRLALQAGVGARESHRIGYAAVTNPSAQLAAKYRWQISKGARLTEDLEAVLVEGGANTYQSLLGLNTPLVGALGMRFSFLATYNTQVPVGYNALNTLTAVNLVYHF; encoded by the coding sequence TTGCGAAAAATTGCACTGTCGATTCTGACGATATCGGTCTTGAGTACCCCGGCATTGGCTTGGGCAGCAGCGTCGCAGTCGCAGGGATTCAGTGGCAACGTCGGCCTGGGGTTCAGCAACAGTACGGGTACCAGTCAGGCTCTTAGCATCAATACGGAAGATGCTCTGAATTGGCTGCGCGGGCCTTGGTCCAACGACACTTCCCTCGCCTACAATTACGCTCGCAACAGTGGTGTGGTTTCGGCCGACCGTCTTGCACTCAACAACAGCACCAAATATCTCTGGCAAAAAAATACGTACGCATATGGCACGCTGGATTATGTGCGTAACCATTTCGACGGCTATTTTTACCGCCTCGATGAATTTGCTGGTATCGGTCATTATCTGTTCCCGGCGGAGAACATGCGCCTAGCCCTGCAGGCCGGTGTCGGTGCCCGGGAATCGCATCGCATCGGCTATGCTGCTGTCACCAATCCCAGCGCCCAGCTCGCCGCCAAGTATCGATGGCAGATCAGTAAGGGAGCGCGCTTGACCGAGGATCTCGAGGCGGTTTTGGTGGAAGGGGGTGCCAACACCTACCAGTCACTCCTGGGTTTGAACACCCCCCTGGTCGGTGCTCTGGGCATGCGTTTTTCTTTTCTGGCGACTTACAATACCCAGGTGCCCGTCGGCTACAACGCACTGAATACGCTGACCGCGGTCAATCTGGTGTACCATTTCTGA